CCACCAGTCCCGCGAAGAAACCGGGCCCGCCTAAACCGCCGATCGGTCCCGCGGCCATGCCCAGCAGCAGGATGCCCAGCACAGCCGCGGCGGCCACCCACGGCCAGACCCGCACCGGGTCGCGTAGCGCCTCGCGGCGCTGCGTCTCGGCGGGTGGGTAGGAGCGGGTGTTCTTGCCGGCCCAGTAGCAGCCGGCGCCCACAGCGGCAATCACGAGTGCTATCAACATGATTGAGCTCCTCGAGAGGCGAGTGGTGCGTCAGCTCGGCGGCCCGGGTGGCGGAGGTGGGCCCCAAGGTCCCGGGGGTGGTGGTGCGCCCGGCCCCCAGCCGGGTGGAGGCGGTGGAGGTCCCGCGAACGGCGGTGGGGGAGGCGGGCCCCAACCCGGCGGCGGCGGAAGCGGTGCTCCCCAGGACCCTGGGGGTGGTGGTGCGCCCGGTCCCCATCTCGACGGAGGCTGAGGCGGTGCTCCCCAGGGTCCCGGAGGCGGCGGCGCCTGATCGATGTGGGCGGGCGGCATCGCGCGCACTGGGTCATTCCAGGGCTCGCCGGCAGGTGCAAAGGCGTTGAACATCGAGGCTGTCAGTCCGGCGCCGAGCAGCAGTCCCGCGACCCCCGCGCCGATCGGCAGCGCCAGAGGATGCCGGTCTGATGAGCGGCGAAGTGACTGCCAGCGGCGGCGCGGCAGCGTCGAGACCGTCTCGGGGACCTGATCGTCTGCCTGCACCGGCCTCTCGGCCTGGCTGGCGGCGCTGGTATCGGGTTGTTCGTCTTCAGTCATTGCCCCGTCTCTTTCGCGGTCGGTGGTCGATACCGGGAAAGCTAGGCAGCGAACTTGAAGCGGACCTGAAGAAACTGCGCCCGCGACTGTTTCTTCAGGCTGGTTTCAGCATGGTCGCGCTAAGAATGGACCATGCCCGATGACGCCCCCGCTGTACCGCGCAGCCAACGTTCCGCTGCACCTTTCAGTGCCGGTTCGCCGAGGGTGTTGGTCGTGGAAGATTCCGAGACGATCCGCGAGATGGTCGCCGAGGCGTTGACCGAGGTCGGGTATCACACCGATGTGCGCTCCGACGGGCACCGGCTGGAGAGCGTTCTCGACGGTGTCCGACCGGACTTAGTGGTTCTCGATGTGATGCTGCCCGGTCGCGACGGTTTCGCACTCACCGAAGTCATTCGCGCCTGGGGCGATGCGGGCATCGTGATGATCACCGCCCGCGACGGGCTGCCTGACCGGCTGCGCGGACTCGACGGGGGTGCCGACGACTACGTCGTGAAGCCCTTCGAATTGGCGGAATTGGTCTCGCGGGTCGGAGCGGTACTGCGTCGCCGCGGGCGCCTGCCACAGGTCGTGCAATTCGGCGACCTGACGCTCGACGCCGCGGCAGGAGTCGTCGCGCGCGACGGATACCGGCTCGATGTGACCGCGACGGAGTTGCGGCTATTGACCTTCCTCGTCGAACAGCGGGGCCGCATCGTCAGTGCGACTCAGATCCTCAGTGCCGTATGGGGATACGACGCCTACGACACCAACCTCGTCCAGGTGCACATCAGCAGCCTGAGACGAAAACTCGAAGCCCATGGACCGCGCATCCTGTTGACCGTCCGCGGTCTCGGTTACCGGCTGCAACCACCGACATGACCACATCCATCCCGGCCGACATCACCACCGCAACCCCGTCGCTACAGCGGCGGGTAACGATCACTGCCGTCGGGCTGCTGGCCGTTCTGCTGCTGATTCTGGGTGTCGTCATCGATGTGAGCTTGAACGTGCAGGCTCGACGCAGCCTGCACGACCGGCTGATGGCGGTCACCTCCCGTGCCGATGTGCTCGTCGCCGCACACACCCCGCCAAGTCAGATTGCGGCAGAACTCAACGGCGGCGGCATTCGAGCGCGCCTGATCACGGCCGACGGCACCGCTTTCGGCGACCGAACCATCAGCCCCGACACCGCCCCCGGACCCGCGACTCCGCTTGCGCCACCCCCGCCGCCTCCACCTCCGCACCGCGGGCCATTCGGATGGGACCCGCCACCACCGCCTCCACCACCCCACGGCCCGCCACCGCCGCCACCGGATTCCACTGCGGTCGCCATGATCCATCCCCTGCCGGATGGGGGGCGCGTCATCTTGGTCGCCGACACCACGCAAACCACCCAGGTCACTCATCAGTTGCGGCAGGTGATGATTGGTGCCGGCGCAGTCACATTGGCGATCGCCACGATCCTGCTGATGGCCGCCAGCAGGGTGGCGCTGCGCCCGCTGGAGCGGTTGACCGCATTGGCCTCCGCCATCACTACCGGCGATCGCGGGCGGCGGCTCCGACCTGATCGGCGCGATACGGAACTCGGTCGAGCCGCGACAGCGTTCGACGGCATGCTCGACGAACTCGAGAATTCCGAACGCCGCGCGCAGAACGCAGCCGAGATCGCTCAGCAGGCCGAGACCGCGACCCGTCGTTTTCTGGTCGACGCGGCCCACGAGCTGCGCACCCCCATAGCCGGAATCCAGGTTGCCGCAGAGCAACTCGTCAACAGTGCAGGCCAACATGATGCCGATCCGATCGCGCGTGGCCAGTATCGGCGTGCTTCCCTGCTGCTGTCTGATGCGCGACGCGCAGGACGACTTGTCGCCGACATGCTCGACCTCGGCCGCATTGACGCCGGCCTGCCCTTACACACACAAGACATCGACCTGGCAGCCGTCGTCGATGCCGAATACGAGCGCGCGGCCATGCTGTCGAGCCAACTGACAATTTCCCGCAGCGGGGCATCAACCATCACCGTGCAGGCCGACCCGACCCGCGTGGCGCAAATCCTGTCCAACCTGTTCGACAATGCACGGCGGCATACGCCGCCCGGTGGACGCATCACCATCGACTTAGAGGCAAGCAGCACAATCCCTTTCGCGGTCGTGACGATCACTGATTCCGGCCACGGCGTACCGGAGGGCGAGCGCGATCGCATCTTTCAGCGGCTAGTGCGCCTCGACGACGCCCGTGCCCGCGACCACGGGGGCGCAGGCCTGGGATTGCCTATCGCGCGGGCCTTGGCCCGAGCCCACGGCGGCGATCTTTGCTGTATACCGCACCAGGGCGGCGCCCGGTTTCAGCTCACACTGCCCGTAAAGGCCAGTGCGGTGACTGTCGAATAGGGGCCGAGCGCGAATTATCGATCCGTCCATGGTGCGCGGCGAAAGCGCCGAAGATCGCTGGGTTTCGGTGAGCTGTGGCTACCAACTGAGCGCTGAATGCCCGAATCCCGGCCCGTCGTGTCGAGGTTCTTCTTACGCGTGGCCTCCAGTTGCAGAGCCGATTTCGGCCGCGGAAGCTCGACGCCCATCCACGCAGGCAGGTACCGCACGACCAACGTCATGACCAGGGCGCTGAACGCCGCCGCTGCGGCGATGATCGCCACTGTCCAGCCGATCAGGCTGAGCATTGGGTGGAACCGCCGCATTCTGTCGCGAAAGCACCTGTGGCGCTGCGCGTTTGAGCCCGAAGGAACTTGTCGCCACCCTGCCCTGAACGCCACACAACGCTGGCCTTGGTGATCAGGTCTGCTTGCACCCTCGTCACATCGTCAGGGTAATGAGTCCGCGCGGAGCGGCGCGGGCCGGCACAAAACCTTAACGCTTTGCATACGCGAAGACGGTGGGTAGCGCACCGTGTGGGCCAGCGTTGCGACCCGTGAGTATCAACTACTTGCTATTGCCCGGGCGGGGTTATACGGTCGACGTACCGTGCCCGATCGGACACCAAGGAGCGACCGTGGCTCGATTCCCCAAGCCTCCGGAAGGCAGTTGGACGGAGCACTACCCCGAGCTGGGCACCGGGCCCGTCTCCTACGAGGACTCCATCAGCCCGGAGATCCACGAGCTGGAGCGCGAGGCGATCTTCAAACGCGCGTGGCTCAATGTCGGCCGGGTGGAACAGCTTCCCCGCAAGGGCAGCTACATCACGCGGGAACTGAAAGTCGTCAACACCTCGATAATTCTGGTGCGCAACGGTTCTGGTGAGATCAATGCGTTTCACAATGTTTGTCGGCACCGCGGCAACAAGCTGGTGTGGAACGACATGCCGCTGGAAGAGACGCGCGGGGTGTGCCGCCAGTTCACCTGTAAGTATCACGCCTGGCGCTACGACCTGGACGGCAACCTCATCTTCGTCCAGCAGGAAGGGGAGTTCTTCGACCTCGACAAGAGCCGCTACGGCCTGGTGCCGGTGCACTGCGACGTCTGGGAGGGCTTCATCTTCGTCAACTTCGCGAAGGTTCCGGAGCAGTCGTTGCGAGAGTTCCTGGGGCCCATGGTCACCGGGCTCGAGGGTTACCCATTCGACAAGATGACGTCGCGCTGGAGCTATCGCTCCGAGGTCAAGGCGAACTGGAAGCTCTACATGGACGCGTTCCAGGAGTTCTATCACGCGCCGGTACTGCACGCGAACCAGTCGCCGACCGCATATTCGAAAGCGGCCGCGGAGGCGGGATTCGAGGCACCGCACTATCGACTCGACGGACCGCACCGGCTGGTCAGCACCTCGGGCGTGCGGGCATGGGAGATGGCTGCCGAGATGCGCAAGCCGATCGAAGACATTTGTCAGAGTGGGCTTTTCGGGCCCTGGGACAAGCCCGACGTGGGGCC
The sequence above is a segment of the Candidatus Mycobacterium wuenschmannii genome. Coding sequences within it:
- a CDS encoding aromatic ring-hydroxylating oxygenase subunit alpha; the encoded protein is MARFPKPPEGSWTEHYPELGTGPVSYEDSISPEIHELEREAIFKRAWLNVGRVEQLPRKGSYITRELKVVNTSIILVRNGSGEINAFHNVCRHRGNKLVWNDMPLEETRGVCRQFTCKYHAWRYDLDGNLIFVQQEGEFFDLDKSRYGLVPVHCDVWEGFIFVNFAKVPEQSLREFLGPMVTGLEGYPFDKMTSRWSYRSEVKANWKLYMDAFQEFYHAPVLHANQSPTAYSKAAAEAGFEAPHYRLDGPHRLVSTSGVRAWEMAAEMRKPIEDICQSGLFGPWDKPDVGPMPEGLNPAKCDPWGLDSFQLFPNFVILFWGQGWYLTYHYWPTSFNSHVFEGTLYFPAPRTPRERVAQELAAVSFKEYGLQDANTLEATQAMIQSRVIDTFVLNDQEILLRHLHKETAAWIDEYLRTSTAGVPS
- a CDS encoding response regulator transcription factor, translated to MPDDAPAVPRSQRSAAPFSAGSPRVLVVEDSETIREMVAEALTEVGYHTDVRSDGHRLESVLDGVRPDLVVLDVMLPGRDGFALTEVIRAWGDAGIVMITARDGLPDRLRGLDGGADDYVVKPFELAELVSRVGAVLRRRGRLPQVVQFGDLTLDAAAGVVARDGYRLDVTATELRLLTFLVEQRGRIVSATQILSAVWGYDAYDTNLVQVHISSLRRKLEAHGPRILLTVRGLGYRLQPPT
- a CDS encoding sensor histidine kinase; translation: MDVSLNVQARRSLHDRLMAVTSRADVLVAAHTPPSQIAAELNGGGIRARLITADGTAFGDRTISPDTAPGPATPLAPPPPPPPPHRGPFGWDPPPPPPPPHGPPPPPPDSTAVAMIHPLPDGGRVILVADTTQTTQVTHQLRQVMIGAGAVTLAIATILLMAASRVALRPLERLTALASAITTGDRGRRLRPDRRDTELGRAATAFDGMLDELENSERRAQNAAEIAQQAETATRRFLVDAAHELRTPIAGIQVAAEQLVNSAGQHDADPIARGQYRRASLLLSDARRAGRLVADMLDLGRIDAGLPLHTQDIDLAAVVDAEYERAAMLSSQLTISRSGASTITVQADPTRVAQILSNLFDNARRHTPPGGRITIDLEASSTIPFAVVTITDSGHGVPEGERDRIFQRLVRLDDARARDHGGAGLGLPIARALARAHGGDLCCIPHQGGARFQLTLPVKASAVTVE